From the genome of Sphingobacterium kitahiroshimense, one region includes:
- a CDS encoding SusC/RagA family TonB-linked outer membrane protein, translating into MRGFTFKTSVLSLSLLSCLSGMTDLHASMLPHSRWIKPLQQEVRGTVRNEKGEILIGVTVLVPGTTIGTSTSADGSYRIVLPGGKSQLVFSIIGYTSQTLTVTGQQLDVQMKDAGTVLEELVVIGYGSSTKKDLTGAVNTVSSKDFNAGLVGSPEQLINGKTAGVQVMSNSGSPSAGSTIRIRGGASLSASNDPLIVLDGVPLETGGISGNSGNFLSLINPNDIESMTVLKDASATAIYGSRASNGVLLITTKKGKGDALQLSFSSIVSMQKALGVPDMMSREEFTDLINTKGTPAQKNLLGNASTDWLDEVFQQAMGTDNNLSLQGKIAKTLPFRASIGYYNQQGTLKTDKSERMTGGIVLTPKFFDQHLAVNLNLKGARNNNHFANTDAIWSAIAFNPTQPVYSGLDAYGGYYESLDNAGLPATGANLNPLGLIKQEKHRSTVNRAIGNLDMDYKFHFLPELKAHVTLGYDYAEGNGINHIPASAANSFMIGGAYDEYEQTLKNKLFTGYLTYNKNFPNLKSTVEFTAGHDYQFWSSKRPAISYFNDVGDLRSTGIASDERHTLISWYGRLNYNYDSRYLLTATIRKDGTSRFSPENRWGTFPSIALAWRLSEESFLKEVSFLDDLKLRGSYGITGQQEGIGNYEYLPVYTQGTPYAQYRFGDQYHTVYRPSVYNRDLRWETTKAFNYGLDFSLWKSRVSGAIEYYTRKTHDLIANVPVAAGTNFDQNATINVGNVESRGWEFQLNTVPVQTDNLRWEVNINATKQHTEVTNIALVQDAASVGTYVGPVVSGRGIQILTTGYQPYMFYVYKQLYDDGGKPLEGIYADLNGDGAIDEKDLYRYESPAAKWLFGFNTQLSYKKWTAATTLRANLGNYVFNNTKMNLSALETVQYVDPAINNLHRDYLNTGFQSRQYYSDYYVENASFLRMENFSLGYNFGKIGKVSNLRVGAVVQNVFVISKYTGNDPEVPSGFDSSFYPRSRTYSLSLNLDF; encoded by the coding sequence ATGAGAGGATTTACATTTAAAACAAGTGTATTAAGCTTGTCTTTGCTTTCGTGTTTGAGCGGGATGACAGATCTGCATGCGAGTATGCTGCCGCATAGCAGATGGATCAAACCCCTTCAACAGGAAGTACGGGGTACTGTGCGCAATGAAAAAGGGGAGATTTTGATTGGTGTGACGGTTCTAGTACCAGGTACCACAATAGGTACATCGACATCAGCAGATGGATCATATCGTATTGTTCTTCCCGGTGGGAAGTCTCAATTGGTCTTTTCGATAATCGGGTATACTAGTCAGACATTAACAGTGACGGGACAGCAATTGGATGTGCAGATGAAGGATGCGGGTACGGTTTTGGAAGAATTGGTGGTGATCGGTTATGGTAGTTCCACTAAGAAAGATTTGACCGGTGCTGTTAATACAGTAAGTAGTAAAGATTTTAATGCAGGGTTAGTGGGTTCTCCAGAGCAACTGATCAACGGTAAGACTGCCGGAGTACAGGTGATGTCCAATAGTGGGTCGCCTTCTGCAGGTAGTACGATCCGCATTCGTGGCGGAGCATCGCTCAGCGCTAGTAACGATCCCTTGATTGTACTGGATGGTGTTCCTTTGGAAACGGGCGGGATTAGTGGCAATAGCGGCAATTTTTTAAGTTTGATCAATCCAAATGATATCGAGAGCATGACGGTCTTAAAGGATGCGTCTGCAACTGCGATCTATGGTTCACGTGCATCCAATGGCGTGTTGTTGATCACGACAAAGAAAGGTAAAGGTGATGCCTTACAGCTCTCGTTTTCTTCTATCGTATCCATGCAGAAGGCTTTGGGCGTTCCCGATATGATGTCGCGAGAAGAATTTACAGATCTTATCAATACCAAAGGAACTCCGGCGCAGAAGAATTTGTTGGGTAATGCCTCTACTGACTGGCTGGACGAGGTGTTCCAGCAGGCGATGGGCACAGATAACAATTTGAGTTTGCAAGGTAAAATTGCAAAAACGCTGCCGTTTCGGGCCTCTATAGGTTACTATAATCAGCAAGGGACTTTAAAAACCGATAAGAGCGAACGCATGACAGGTGGAATCGTCCTGACACCCAAATTTTTTGATCAACACTTAGCTGTAAATCTAAATTTGAAAGGTGCTCGTAACAATAATCACTTTGCGAATACCGATGCGATATGGTCTGCGATCGCTTTTAATCCAACGCAGCCTGTTTATTCGGGTTTAGATGCTTATGGTGGTTATTATGAAAGCCTTGATAATGCCGGTCTTCCTGCTACCGGTGCAAATCTCAATCCGTTGGGCCTGATCAAACAAGAGAAACATCGTAGTACCGTCAATCGGGCGATCGGAAATCTTGATATGGATTATAAATTTCATTTTTTACCTGAATTAAAAGCTCACGTGACTTTGGGTTACGATTACGCTGAGGGCAATGGGATAAATCATATTCCAGCTAGTGCCGCAAATAGTTTTATGATTGGGGGTGCATATGATGAATATGAACAGACGCTTAAAAATAAGTTGTTTACTGGTTATTTGACTTATAATAAAAATTTTCCCAATCTCAAAAGTACAGTAGAGTTTACTGCAGGGCATGACTATCAGTTTTGGAGTTCTAAACGACCTGCCATCAGTTATTTTAACGATGTCGGAGATTTGCGATCGACAGGTATTGCTTCGGATGAAAGACATACGTTAATTTCTTGGTATGGAAGACTTAATTATAATTACGATAGCCGTTATCTCTTGACAGCAACAATCAGAAAAGATGGAACTTCTAGATTCAGTCCTGAAAATAGGTGGGGAACATTTCCTTCGATCGCTTTGGCTTGGAGACTTTCTGAAGAATCGTTTTTGAAAGAAGTTTCTTTTTTAGATGATCTGAAACTGCGCGGAAGCTATGGTATCACGGGGCAGCAGGAAGGTATTGGCAATTATGAGTATCTACCTGTATATACACAAGGTACTCCTTATGCACAATATCGTTTTGGCGATCAGTACCACACGGTGTACCGTCCATCAGTCTATAACAGAGATCTGCGCTGGGAGACCACAAAAGCATTTAATTATGGTTTAGATTTCTCACTATGGAAAAGTCGGGTATCTGGTGCAATTGAATATTATACCCGCAAAACGCATGATCTGATTGCTAACGTACCTGTTGCCGCAGGTACAAATTTTGATCAAAATGCAACCATTAATGTCGGGAATGTGGAAAGCAGAGGCTGGGAGTTTCAGTTGAATACAGTGCCTGTACAGACCGATAACCTACGTTGGGAAGTGAATATTAATGCGACCAAACAGCACACGGAAGTAACTAATATTGCGTTGGTTCAAGATGCTGCTTCGGTAGGTACTTATGTCGGGCCGGTGGTCAGTGGACGTGGTATTCAGATCTTGACAACAGGTTACCAACCTTATATGTTTTATGTATACAAGCAGTTATACGATGATGGAGGGAAACCTTTGGAAGGTATATATGCTGACCTGAATGGTGATGGGGCTATCGATGAGAAGGACTTATACCGTTATGAATCTCCAGCTGCCAAATGGTTGTTTGGATTTAATACGCAGTTGTCTTACAAAAAATGGACGGCAGCTACGACTTTGAGAGCTAACCTGGGAAATTATGTATTTAACAATACCAAGATGAACCTGAGCGCATTGGAGACGGTGCAATATGTCGACCCAGCAATCAATAATCTACATCGTGATTATTTGAATACAGGATTCCAAAGCAGGCAATATTATTCCGATTATTATGTTGAGAATGCTTCTTTTTTAAGAATGGAAAATTTTTCGTTAGGATACAATTTCGGAAAGATCGGAAAGGTGTCTAATTTACGGGTAGGTGCTGTGGTTCAAAACGTTTTCGTAATTAGTAAGTATACAGGGAACGATCCGGAGGTGCCTAGTGGCTTTGATAGTTCTTTTTATCCACGTTCACGAACATATTCCTTGAGTCTGAATTTAGATTTTTAA
- a CDS encoding RagB/SusD family nutrient uptake outer membrane protein produces MKNLKIYSCSVLSILMLLLSCTKDLDQYPTVQNTSEAVYTSVDGYRAVLAKLYASFAVAGNGRGDADPDMAGATASWGYLRVFFNLQEVPTDEVIYTWAGGDNMEDIQYITWGASDTWVNAMYYRIYYSVALCNEFLRNATAEKLAAFDPAQREEIERFAAEARFLRALTYSHAMDLYGHVPFVTEKDPVAAFFPPRIERADLFAFIEKELIDVANLLPEPRQNQYGRVSRAAAWALLAKNYLNAQIYTGTARYADCLLYSKKVIDSGHALHNNYKQLFNADNDKRTNEIIFQIQADVQHTTSWGATTYLVNGPIVGSMKAVDYGVLSGWNSFRTLREFVSIFNASDNRGDFWITGQALDVDDPASSSQGYGMVKFTNLNDDGTYKTDEGLVGTDFPMIRLADCYLMYAEAVLRGGGGQIQEALNLVNQIRQRAYGGATGTITQAQLTLDFILDERGRELFWECTRRTDLIRFGRFTGNSYVWQWKGGTVNGRSVDEKFNLYPIPTTDMAANPNLIQNTGY; encoded by the coding sequence ATGAAAAACTTGAAAATATATAGCTGTAGTGTCCTATCGATCTTGATGTTGTTGCTTTCATGCACAAAAGATCTGGATCAATATCCTACAGTACAGAATACTTCGGAAGCCGTATATACTTCCGTAGATGGTTATCGTGCAGTCCTGGCAAAATTATATGCTTCTTTTGCAGTGGCAGGAAATGGCCGCGGTGATGCTGATCCGGATATGGCAGGAGCAACGGCTTCTTGGGGTTACCTTCGGGTATTCTTTAATCTGCAGGAGGTGCCTACTGATGAGGTTATCTATACTTGGGCCGGTGGTGATAATATGGAAGATATTCAGTATATAACTTGGGGAGCATCGGATACATGGGTCAATGCCATGTACTATCGGATCTATTATTCTGTGGCACTTTGTAATGAATTTTTGCGGAATGCGACTGCAGAAAAATTAGCTGCTTTTGATCCTGCGCAGCGTGAGGAGATCGAACGATTTGCCGCAGAAGCACGTTTTTTACGTGCTTTGACTTATAGTCACGCGATGGATCTTTACGGTCATGTTCCTTTTGTGACGGAGAAGGATCCAGTTGCTGCATTTTTTCCTCCTCGTATTGAAAGGGCGGATCTTTTTGCTTTTATCGAGAAAGAGTTGATCGATGTTGCCAATTTGTTACCTGAGCCTCGTCAGAATCAATATGGACGTGTTAGCCGTGCAGCTGCTTGGGCTCTATTAGCTAAAAACTATCTTAATGCACAGATCTATACGGGTACAGCGCGTTATGCAGATTGCCTGCTGTATAGTAAAAAAGTAATCGACAGTGGACATGCTTTGCACAATAACTACAAACAACTTTTTAATGCGGATAATGATAAAAGGACAAATGAGATTATTTTTCAAATTCAAGCTGATGTGCAACATACCACCAGTTGGGGGGCGACGACTTACTTAGTTAATGGTCCGATTGTGGGTAGTATGAAAGCGGTTGATTATGGTGTGCTTTCTGGTTGGAATAGTTTTAGAACATTGCGTGAATTTGTCTCTATTTTTAATGCGAGCGATAATCGTGGAGATTTTTGGATTACGGGACAAGCACTGGATGTAGATGATCCGGCTTCGTCTAGTCAAGGATATGGGATGGTGAAATTTACCAATTTGAATGATGATGGTACCTATAAAACAGATGAAGGTCTGGTGGGTACAGATTTTCCGATGATCCGCTTAGCTGATTGTTATTTAATGTATGCCGAAGCGGTGTTACGTGGTGGTGGCGGTCAAATACAGGAAGCTCTCAATCTGGTTAATCAGATTCGCCAAAGAGCTTATGGGGGTGCTACTGGAACCATTACGCAGGCGCAGCTTACCTTGGATTTTATTTTGGATGAGCGTGGCAGAGAGCTTTTTTGGGAATGTACCAGAAGAACAGATTTAATCCGCTTTGGACGATTTACCGGAAATAGCTATGTATGGCAATGGAAGGGTGGTACTGTCAATGGGCGGAGTGTGGATGAAAAGTTTAATCTTTATCCGATCCCTACGACCGATATGGCCGCGAATCCTAATTTAATACAGAATACAGGTTACTAA
- a CDS encoding DUF5111 domain-containing protein produces the protein MKKLIFYTLALLLFSCKKEGGEPAVSGFQPAILHSSKVDVQLNAAESKSLALQFVWDESLLTSAQPIAQSTLQHTLQHTLELATDASFVVVDKKIETVAPSFSYTHEQLNSVVMGIGFEPGKKKTLYARISTRLARNVAVSYSNVIAVEVTAYEAISDANYLYMANKELTQFPWKICARKEDGFYDGFVQVDQWFNFYLTNEESANASVIYGSYPVEGSQYILYSGKDRWNSWISNGGYQYISADVNKLTWKETPITSLSVTGDFNGWSATATPMTYDQSTKLWKATITNTVSEQWGIKILINGSWSWFFGAGEEVGACSLYTADAGGFVYDKVGTHTLVLDLSDPKAFKYRVQ, from the coding sequence ATGAAAAAATTGATTTTTTATACGTTAGCCTTACTTTTATTCTCCTGTAAAAAGGAGGGTGGCGAACCTGCTGTTTCGGGTTTTCAACCCGCTATCCTACATAGCAGCAAAGTTGATGTGCAGCTTAATGCGGCCGAAAGTAAAAGTCTTGCTTTGCAGTTTGTATGGGATGAATCACTGTTAACGAGCGCACAGCCAATCGCACAGTCGACGCTTCAGCATACGCTTCAGCATACGCTTGAGCTAGCGACTGATGCTTCTTTCGTAGTGGTTGATAAAAAGATTGAAACGGTGGCACCATCCTTCAGTTATACCCATGAACAACTTAATAGTGTTGTCATGGGTATAGGTTTTGAACCGGGTAAAAAGAAAACTTTATATGCCCGCATTTCAACACGATTAGCACGTAATGTAGCGGTATCATATAGTAATGTCATCGCGGTAGAGGTGACTGCTTATGAAGCTATTTCTGATGCAAACTATCTCTATATGGCGAACAAAGAATTGACTCAGTTTCCGTGGAAGATATGCGCACGTAAGGAAGATGGTTTCTATGATGGATTTGTACAGGTGGACCAATGGTTTAATTTCTACCTGACCAATGAGGAAAGTGCCAATGCATCGGTTATCTATGGTTCTTACCCAGTTGAGGGTAGTCAATATATCTTGTACAGTGGCAAAGACCGTTGGAATAGTTGGATCAGCAATGGCGGATATCAATACATCAGTGCTGATGTCAATAAGCTAACTTGGAAAGAAACTCCTATAACATCATTAAGTGTTACCGGTGACTTTAATGGATGGAGTGCAACTGCTACGCCAATGACTTATGATCAGTCCACAAAATTATGGAAAGCAACGATTACAAATACAGTCAGTGAACAATGGGGAATCAAAATCTTGATCAATGGGAGCTGGAGCTGGTTTTTTGGTGCTGGCGAGGAAGTCGGGGCGTGTAGTTTATATACAGCAGATGCCGGTGGATTTGTATATGATAAGGTCGGAACGCATACGCTTGTACTCGATTTGAGCGATCCAAAAGCATTTAAATACAGGGTGCAATAA
- a CDS encoding arabinogalactan endo-beta-1,4-galactanase, whose protein sequence is MKNILLNLRFYILCLVLSLSSCSDEGVAQPAQQMLHLAKGADVSWITEMEASGVQFYNTGGTSVDGMKLVQSLGVDAVRLRVWVNPKNGWSSKDDVLMKARRAKHLGMRILIDFHYSDTWADPGQQTKPVAWVNLSFDELKIAVAKHSTEVLQLLKDNGISPEWVQVGNETGNGMLWEDGKASVNMANYAALNNAGYDAVKTVFPNSKVIVHLQNGQDNNLFRWLFDGLKDNGGKWDVVGMSLYPSPENWKEYNTAIVANMKDMIGRYQKEVMICEVGMSWDQEEIAELWLHELFEAANQIPNNKVLGVFYWEPLAYGGWNGYTLGAFDNNGRPTKIWNAFK, encoded by the coding sequence ATGAAAAATATACTATTAAATTTACGTTTTTACATACTGTGTTTAGTTCTCAGCTTATCGAGCTGCAGCGACGAAGGTGTGGCGCAGCCAGCACAACAAATGTTGCATTTAGCCAAAGGCGCAGATGTGAGCTGGATAACCGAAATGGAGGCTTCGGGAGTGCAGTTTTATAATACGGGTGGAACTTCAGTCGACGGAATGAAACTGGTCCAGTCCCTTGGGGTGGATGCTGTGCGGTTACGTGTATGGGTAAATCCTAAAAATGGATGGTCGAGTAAGGATGATGTATTAATGAAAGCGCGCCGTGCAAAGCACCTGGGCATGCGTATTTTGATTGATTTTCATTATAGTGATACTTGGGCAGATCCGGGGCAACAAACAAAACCCGTAGCATGGGTCAATCTATCTTTCGATGAATTAAAGATCGCTGTTGCTAAGCACAGTACAGAGGTATTGCAATTATTAAAAGATAACGGGATTAGTCCGGAGTGGGTGCAGGTAGGAAATGAAACTGGCAATGGTATGCTTTGGGAGGATGGGAAAGCTTCGGTTAATATGGCCAATTATGCGGCGTTGAATAATGCTGGATATGATGCGGTGAAAACAGTTTTTCCAAATAGCAAAGTAATCGTACACCTCCAAAACGGTCAGGATAACAATCTTTTCCGTTGGCTTTTTGATGGTCTGAAAGATAATGGAGGAAAATGGGATGTGGTTGGGATGTCACTCTATCCGAGTCCAGAAAACTGGAAAGAGTATAACACGGCTATTGTCGCTAATATGAAGGATATGATCGGCAGGTACCAAAAGGAGGTCATGATCTGTGAGGTCGGTATGAGTTGGGACCAGGAGGAAATTGCAGAATTGTGGCTTCATGAACTGTTTGAGGCTGCAAACCAAATTCCTAATAATAAAGTGTTGGGCGTATTTTACTGGGAACCTTTGGCTTATGGAGGTTGGAATGGTTATACGCTGGGTGCATTTGATAATAACGGTAGACCGACAAAAATATGGAATGCTTTTAAATAG
- a CDS encoding M16 family metallopeptidase — protein sequence MNRVLKTVGYVYLLFITSSSFAQSTKFQWKETTDGGYAYRYVTNDPVQTRFYKLKNGLTVILSPNAKQPRIQAYIATKAGSKTDPKEHTGLAHYLEHMLFKGTDKFGSLDWSKEKPLLDQVDNLYEKYNHSKDEAERTAIYKEIDRVSGEAAKYAIPNEYDKLMSSMGSKGTNAFTSFEQTVYVEDIPNNVIDKYLAVQAERFRNPILRLFHTELESVYEEKNISLDNDNRKSIEAIFAAMFPNNNYGKQTVLGSVEHLKNPSLKAIREYYNTYYVPNNMGIIMSGDFNPTDVIMRIDNAFSAMKSKPVPAYTFENEQPITSPISKTILGPSSEYLLMGFRFPGAANPDAQILNLMANVLTNGSAGLIDLDLVKSQKLLGAGAFPYVLKDYSMLILQGNPGAGQNLEDVKKLLLLELDKLRKGEFSEELLTSIVNNEKKSQIKLFESYNSIAEQLMSSFTSELDWAKELAYTDRLSTITKDDIVRFANKYLSDINYVTILKQKGQDAAIEKVVKPAITPITVNRNVESAFLKQINAMPEQDIKAKWLDYNTDLSKSKLQDLEVLAVQNKENELFSLTYQFDFGRWDNKLLGLAVGYLEFLGTKDKTSEEFSQAFYKLASDFTAGSGNEESKISIAGLNSNFKESVGLLHDLLHHCTVNEEAFKAYIGRLKKSRANAKENKAAIMEGLKSYAKYGAKNPFNYTYTDEELDGLKAADLVSLLHNLAKAKHTILYYGPLAVNDLVKNLKPLKSNDVSYFTIEKGLKFEEKPTDKNQVLFAQYPMKQAEVFWFRNAGLFDKNQMPTVSFFNGYFGGGMGSIVFQTLRESKALAYTTYAYYGQPQKKQNHSMVGAYIGTQTDKFKDAVVGMNELLNELPESTVGLESVRTNLMKSMASERITGSAILSSYLGAQRLGLSEDSRKVIYEKIPELTYNDLKVFHANNMSHKPYIYCILGDEKDLKEEDMIGLGNISKINLKEIFGY from the coding sequence ATGAACAGAGTACTAAAAACAGTAGGATATGTTTATCTATTGTTTATTACCAGTAGCTCCTTTGCACAAAGCACAAAGTTTCAGTGGAAGGAGACTACTGACGGTGGCTATGCTTACCGATATGTAACCAACGATCCAGTCCAGACACGTTTTTATAAGTTAAAAAATGGATTAACGGTTATCCTTAGCCCCAATGCAAAGCAACCCCGTATTCAGGCTTATATTGCTACAAAAGCTGGTAGTAAAACCGATCCTAAGGAGCATACTGGTTTGGCACATTACCTAGAGCATATGCTTTTTAAGGGGACAGATAAATTTGGAAGTTTAGACTGGTCTAAAGAGAAGCCTTTGTTGGATCAAGTTGATAATCTTTATGAGAAATACAATCATAGTAAAGACGAAGCAGAGCGTACAGCTATTTATAAAGAAATAGATCGTGTATCGGGAGAGGCTGCCAAATATGCTATTCCAAACGAATATGATAAGTTAATGAGCAGTATGGGTTCAAAAGGAACCAATGCGTTTACTTCGTTTGAGCAGACTGTATATGTGGAAGATATTCCTAACAATGTTATTGATAAATATTTGGCTGTTCAGGCAGAAAGATTTCGAAATCCTATCCTTCGTCTATTCCATACCGAACTGGAGTCAGTATATGAAGAGAAGAACATTAGTTTGGACAACGATAATAGAAAATCAATTGAGGCCATATTTGCAGCTATGTTCCCGAATAACAATTACGGAAAACAAACGGTTTTAGGTTCGGTAGAGCATTTAAAAAACCCGTCATTAAAAGCTATCCGTGAATATTATAACACTTATTATGTTCCTAATAATATGGGGATTATCATGTCGGGTGATTTTAATCCTACAGATGTTATTATGCGTATTGATAACGCATTTTCCGCGATGAAATCGAAACCGGTTCCTGCGTATACCTTTGAAAACGAGCAGCCGATTACAAGTCCAATTTCAAAAACGATTCTTGGTCCATCTTCGGAATATCTATTGATGGGATTTCGTTTTCCGGGAGCTGCCAATCCGGATGCTCAGATACTTAATTTGATGGCCAATGTACTGACTAATGGATCTGCAGGGTTGATCGATTTAGATCTTGTGAAATCGCAAAAACTATTAGGGGCAGGAGCATTTCCATATGTACTGAAAGATTATTCCATGCTGATTCTTCAGGGTAACCCTGGAGCAGGTCAGAATCTGGAGGATGTCAAGAAACTGTTGTTGCTCGAACTGGACAAGTTGAGAAAAGGTGAGTTTTCAGAAGAACTCCTTACTTCGATTGTTAATAATGAAAAGAAATCACAGATTAAACTTTTTGAAAGTTATAACAGTATAGCGGAGCAACTCATGTCAAGTTTTACTTCTGAACTGGACTGGGCAAAGGAATTGGCTTATACCGATCGCTTATCCACTATTACTAAAGACGATATTGTCCGTTTCGCCAATAAGTATCTTTCCGATATTAACTATGTGACGATCTTGAAGCAGAAGGGCCAGGATGCTGCTATTGAAAAAGTTGTTAAACCGGCAATTACCCCGATCACTGTTAATCGGAATGTTGAATCGGCATTTTTGAAACAGATCAATGCCATGCCTGAGCAAGATATTAAAGCGAAATGGCTTGATTATAATACAGATCTATCAAAATCAAAATTGCAGGATCTGGAAGTACTTGCTGTTCAAAATAAAGAAAATGAACTTTTTAGTCTAACTTATCAATTTGATTTTGGACGTTGGGACAATAAGTTATTGGGGCTAGCGGTAGGATATCTGGAGTTTTTAGGTACAAAAGATAAAACTAGTGAAGAGTTTAGTCAAGCATTTTATAAACTGGCTTCCGATTTTACGGCAGGTTCGGGTAACGAAGAAAGTAAAATTTCCATCGCTGGTCTGAATAGTAATTTTAAAGAATCTGTAGGTCTATTACACGATCTGTTGCATCATTGTACTGTTAATGAGGAAGCATTCAAGGCGTATATCGGGCGTTTGAAAAAATCTCGTGCAAATGCGAAAGAGAATAAGGCCGCAATCATGGAGGGACTAAAATCTTACGCAAAATATGGTGCTAAAAATCCATTTAATTACACATATACGGATGAGGAATTAGATGGATTAAAGGCCGCTGATCTGGTTTCTTTATTACATAATCTGGCCAAAGCAAAACATACAATATTGTACTATGGTCCGTTGGCGGTAAATGATTTAGTGAAAAATTTAAAACCGCTGAAAAGTAATGATGTTTCATACTTTACAATCGAAAAAGGTCTGAAATTTGAGGAAAAGCCAACAGATAAAAATCAAGTGTTATTTGCCCAATATCCGATGAAACAGGCTGAAGTATTTTGGTTTAGAAACGCAGGTCTATTTGATAAGAACCAAATGCCAACAGTTTCTTTTTTTAATGGATATTTTGGCGGAGGAATGGGAAGCATCGTGTTTCAAACGTTACGTGAATCCAAAGCTTTAGCCTATACAACCTATGCTTACTACGGACAGCCTCAAAAGAAGCAAAACCACAGCATGGTCGGTGCTTATATTGGTACGCAAACCGATAAATTTAAAGATGCTGTAGTTGGAATGAATGAATTATTGAATGAGTTACCAGAGTCAACTGTAGGTCTGGAATCTGTGCGTACTAATCTGATGAAGTCAATGGCAAGCGAGCGAATCACTGGTTCAGCAATTCTGTCGAGTTATCTGGGAGCGCAGCGTCTTGGACTTTCGGAAGATTCGAGAAAAGTGATTTATGAAAAAATACCTGAACTAACTTATAATGACCTAAAAGTTTTTCATGCGAATAATATGAGTCATAAACCGTATATCTATTGTATCCTAGGTGATGAAAAAGATTTGAAAGAAGAAGATATGATAGGGCTTGGAAACATAAGTAAAATCAATCTTAAAGAGATTTTTGGATACTAA
- a CDS encoding protein-disulfide reductase DsbD N-terminal domain-containing protein, with amino-acid sequence MKKIVLLILAVVSVATGAFAQIHKPVKWTVASKKLNNKEAVVFIKATIQNGWHIYSQNIKDGGPIPTSFTFGKATDYTLTGKTAEPKPKIKHEEVFKMDVGYFTNEVIFQQKVALKNGKATVKGSVEWQACDASQCLPPDEYSFAVTIN; translated from the coding sequence ATGAAAAAAATCGTATTATTAATTCTTGCTGTTGTATCTGTTGCAACAGGAGCATTTGCTCAAATTCACAAACCTGTAAAATGGACTGTGGCCAGCAAAAAATTGAACAATAAAGAAGCTGTTGTTTTTATAAAAGCAACCATACAGAACGGTTGGCATATATATTCTCAAAATATAAAAGATGGCGGACCCATTCCAACTTCTTTTACATTTGGAAAAGCAACAGACTATACTTTGACAGGTAAAACTGCTGAGCCAAAACCAAAAATAAAACACGAAGAAGTGTTTAAAATGGATGTTGGCTATTTCACCAATGAAGTTATCTTTCAGCAAAAAGTAGCGCTTAAAAATGGAAAAGCTACTGTAAAAGGATCAGTGGAATGGCAAGCTTGTGATGCTTCGCAATGCCTGCCACCAGACGAATATAGTTTTGCTGTCACAATCAATTAA